In the genome of Methylotenera mobilis JLW8, the window CATAATTGGCTTTATGTACTACATAAGTTTGGAAGCGCTGTTGCAGACAATAATCACTAAAGGCACTGTCCACTAGCTCATCTTGTACCAAGGTTTGCAGTAACACTGATGTTGAGTTTGCATAGTCACTCAGCGGCTTGGACTTCACCAGCAGCAAGCGCTCCGCTCCTATTTTATGTGCCAGCCATGCACTTAAGCTATCGGAGGTTACTTGCCAATTCTTGGCAATGGCATCATCAGCCAATACCATCTTGCTAGGTAACCAGACAATAGCCCTATGCTGCCAGCCGCGTTCGGCAAGCTCTAACTCACTGCTAGCGGTGACCAAATGAGGGTTAATGCCAGTCAGTAATAAACCAAACTGGTCCATAGCCAGCAATGCCAAGTGATGCGCCATGGCATCACTCACGCCGGAGCGCTGCTGCGCCACACGCACAGCGTCAGCAAATACACTGCCACCGGGTACGATAATGACTTTGCCATCGCTGATTTTAACCAACATTTCCAGCCAACGCGGCAGCTCTGGTGAGCCCAGCAAGCTACCCCCTAATTTTACTACCCACATAGGCGACCCCTTGGTTTAAAAGCTAAAGTCTAAAGCTAAAGTTTAAAACTACTGTTTAAAGCGATGGTTTAACGCTCATATCTAAAACTAGGGCTTATTTAAAACTACTCAGGCTTGCGGCTAAAACACTCTACTACTTTTAGCATACTGGAGGCTTTATCCCAAGTTTCCACATACTCTTTTTCAACATCTGAATCTGCAACAATACCGCCGCCGGCATAAAAGCTGACTTCACCTTCGCCATTTTTCTTTTCTACATAAACCGCAGTGCGTATCGCAATATTCGTATCCATATTGCCATCAAAGCCGATATAACCAATCGCGCCGCAATATACACCACGCCGATGCGGTTCTAACTCTTCAATAATTTGCATGGCGCGTAGTTTAGGCGCGCCAGTAATTGAACCACCTGGGAAACAACCACGCAATAAATCTATGGCAGATTTATCTGCCAGTAACTCCCCCGTTACGATGCTCACCAAGTGATGCACGTTGGCAAAGCTTTGTAATTGAAATAGCTTATCTGCCTTAACTGAACCTGTTTTACAGTTTTTACTGATGTCATTACGCAGCAAATCCACGATCATCAGGTTCTCTGCACGATCTTTCAGGCTTTCAAGCAAGTCCTGCGCATACTCTGCATCTTGCTCCGCATCTGCAGCGCGCGGCCTAGTGCCTTTAATTGGTCGCGTCTCCACATACCCATTGACCACTTGCAAAAACCGCTCAGGTGAGCCGGAAACCACATGCATATGCCCTAAATTCATATATGCCATAAATGGTGCAGGGCTAATTTCTCTTAGCTTTTGATAAAAAGCCCAGGCATCACCGTGCGCCGTAGCGGAAAATCGCTGCGCCAGATTGACCTGATAACAGTCGCCTTCATGAATATAGGTTTTAATCGCGTTAAAAGCCGCGCTATAAGCCGCCTTATCCATGTTAGAGCGTACCGCCGATGTGATTTCAAAGTCAGCAGTCTGTGCTGCCTCACTTTGTCCTACCCCATCAAACAGTTCACATAACGACTGCCAATCATCATGCGTTTGGCGATCAAAGCCATTAGAAACCAAATGCGTAGTTTTCGCGCGGTGGTCCACGATCACCGCCCAATCGTAAATGCCGACTTGCAGTTGCGGAACCAATCCATCATCCACAGCGGTACTTTCTAGCTTTTCCAACCGTCTGGCTAAATC includes:
- a CDS encoding uridylate kinase, with the translated sequence MWVVKLGGSLLGSPELPRWLEMLVKISDGKVIIVPGGSVFADAVRVAQQRSGVSDAMAHHLALLAMDQFGLLLTGINPHLVTASSELELAERGWQHRAIVWLPSKMVLADDAIAKNWQVTSDSLSAWLAHKIGAERLLLVKSKPLSDYANSTSVLLQTLVQDELVDSAFSDYCLQQRFQTYVVHKANYAAVEPILSKRRMEDVSVATDHVLLVDY
- the pabB gene encoding aminodeoxychorismate synthase component I, whose amino-acid sequence is MSFLKHELHYLADSAQYFARIAQMPWAMFLDSGQLLNPLTGKAGSQYGHYDILVAKPFITFTSNGQHTEVVSRDGKHTSLEDPFKLVNDALQPLRAAQSAWPFTGGAVGYFGYDLARRLEKLESTAVDDGLVPQLQVGIYDWAVIVDHRAKTTHLVSNGFDRQTHDDWQSLCELFDGVGQSEAAQTADFEITSAVRSNMDKAAYSAAFNAIKTYIHEGDCYQVNLAQRFSATAHGDAWAFYQKLREISPAPFMAYMNLGHMHVVSGSPERFLQVVNGYVETRPIKGTRPRAADAEQDAEYAQDLLESLKDRAENLMIVDLLRNDISKNCKTGSVKADKLFQLQSFANVHHLVSIVTGELLADKSAIDLLRGCFPGGSITGAPKLRAMQIIEELEPHRRGVYCGAIGYIGFDGNMDTNIAIRTAVYVEKKNGEGEVSFYAGGGIVADSDVEKEYVETWDKASSMLKVVECFSRKPE